TGAGTATATAGATATATATCTATATAGGAAAGGTGCGAATCAATATGGATTATGAAGGAAACTCAAAAATTTTCAAAGCATTAACTGATCCAAGTAGATTAAAAATAATTGATATATTATCGTGTGGCGAAAAATGTGCATGTGAAATTCTAAATTATTTTGATTTTACTCAACCAACACTTTCACATCATATGAAGGTATTAAGTGATTGTGGCCTTGTAGAGGTAAGAAAAGAGGGGCTTTGGAATTACTATAAGTTAAACATAAACAATTGTAATAAACTTACATTGTTTATGATGAATCTCATAACAGAAACAAAAGATTGCATTTGTAAAGATAAAGCTAATTGTACTTGTAAATAAGAATTATAGATATCAAAAGCAAGAATTAGGCTTACGCGAAAATTACCGAAATCCAATACATTTGTCTTCCACAGGACTAGTGAAATTTTCGCTGGAAGGTTCTAAATGTGGGCTTGACATCATTTCAGCGTGTTCCAGATGTAAAATCTGGACAAGCTTAAATGAAACAAGCCCCCATTAAGAACCATCATCAGCTCAATTTCACATGCCTGCTTCCAGAAAAATGTATCTGATTTCTAGTGTAGTGTTACGATTAGAATTTCTCAATGATACATGTATATTCCATTTATAAGTTTGATTCTTAAATTGGATATCTATAAGTTATAAAATAACTTAAATAGGAGGGATGAAGGTATGAAAACAAAAGTAGCATTTGTTTGCGTTCACAATTCATGCAGATCACAAATGGCAGAGGCACTTGGAAAGCTTTATGGAATTTCAGTATTTGAAAGTTATTCTGCTGGAACAGAAACAAAGCCACAAATAAATCAAGATGCAGTGAGAATAATAAAGGCCTTATATAATATTGACATGAACAAAACTCAAAAATCTAAACTTTTATCTGATATTCCAGGTGTGGATATCGTTATAACTATGGGATGTAATGTGGAGTGTCCATTTTTGCCTTGCAAATATAGGGAAGATTGGGGATTGGACGACCCAACAGGTAAAAATGATGAGGAGTTTATAAATACAGCTAAAACTATAGAAGAAAAGATAAAAGACTTAGCAAATAGAATTGAGAATAATGAAATTAATTTAGACCAATAATTAAATAGTAGGGGGATTTGAAAATGAATAACAAATCATCAAAACTATCATTTTTAGACAGATACTTAACTCTATGGATATTTGCAGCAATGGCACTTGGAATATTCCTTGGATGGGGAGTGCCATCATTATCAGCAGGACTTGCAAGCTTATCTGTTGGAACAACATCAATACCCATAGCTATAGGTCTT
The window above is part of the Clostridium saccharoperbutylacetonicum N1-4(HMT) genome. Proteins encoded here:
- a CDS encoding ArsR/SmtB family transcription factor, yielding MDYEGNSKIFKALTDPSRLKIIDILSCGEKCACEILNYFDFTQPTLSHHMKVLSDCGLVEVRKEGLWNYYKLNINNCNKLTLFMMNLITETKDCICKDKANCTCK
- a CDS encoding arsenate reductase ArsC → MKTKVAFVCVHNSCRSQMAEALGKLYGISVFESYSAGTETKPQINQDAVRIIKALYNIDMNKTQKSKLLSDIPGVDIVITMGCNVECPFLPCKYREDWGLDDPTGKNDEEFINTAKTIEEKIKDLANRIENNEINLDQ